In Vidua macroura isolate BioBank_ID:100142 chromosome 7, ASM2450914v1, whole genome shotgun sequence, a single genomic region encodes these proteins:
- the LOC128809733 gene encoding maestro heat-like repeat-containing protein family member 6 isoform X2 gives MAGRFLSLVKVFRGEKKKGPGAAPAQQPEETEQIQTLQDALDRTQEQEPARGRFRKSLKMFRQFLCIRLRKTGSTAAAGIAEPDSGLTGLQAEPDGSPDSAERSEDFETSETETWAKALLMSMTEDVAITNTKTRETQGLTNTDTMPAPTMIHAPTMDFFEESAVPSHQQQQVPAKVKNIHQSLMSHVSVDARLQMDIVRLAEEHPADVVLTLLRCAPTCDRAAAMMWRAIGSSGPALEKALPTLLCVMEDWPLHTMCTSNGDNKDLFALAATLVIWVIVPECNKAMIPYSGQLFVALLFHVVISTQLMPPEEVDNFWRACREEHRLPSKPNRFAVQAMKALLCRLRCDNEVMAMERKGGWKMLLCARTQHYAMGLLAREMRRIFIPLCSLIALHLLKWLRREEPCWDLPFLAFLVEVLECLDTTKCGESMLEIMSRHLQSKCRERRRLALRGLVVLSKDPSMARRMCSLSQNLVELLGDAHGYVVSMSLSVLTNILENEHILISSTTAPKLAEALLPLFDRDNIHMQLVSLNLFFKVMDLVVNKGKKPLKRIVRQSLLPLFFHCHDENQRVAKASRELLLCAARFLKRRKLKRLLEREKMFKFGKCLLAEDRSRAAEHLRRALPYLQSPQEPLREAAVRFMGSARVLLRGQQEELQVLNEAIQAQRKGTTSHWSRNIHAQFTSRAEELSSSSGSSESES, from the exons ATGGCAGGCAGATTTCTAAGCCTGGTCAAAGTgttcaggggggaaaaaaagaaaggccctggagctgccccagcacaacAGCCTGAAGAGACAGAGCAGAtccagacactgcaggatg ccctggacaggacacaagagcaggaacccgcccgtggccgcttccgcaaaagcctgaag ATGTTCCGGCAGTTCCTGTGCATTCGGCTTAGAAAGaccggcagcacagcagctgcgggCATAGCCGAGCCTGACTCGGGGCTGAccgggctccaggcagagcccgaTGGCAGCCCAGATTCAGCTGAGCGCTCAGAAGACTTTGAGacctcagagactgaaacctgGGCAAAGGCTCTTCTCATGTCAATGACTGAGGATGTGGCcatcacaaacaccaaaaccagagagactCAGGGCCTTACAAATACCGACACCATGCCTGCTCCAACTATGATTCATGCTCCCACTATGGATTTTTTCGAGGAGAGTGCTGTtccttctcaccagcagcagcag gtgccagccaaggtgaagaacatccaccagagtctcatgtcccacgtctctgtggatgccaggctgcaaatggacattgtgaggctggcagaagaacaccctgctgatgtggtgctgaccctcctgcgctgtgccccaacgtgtgacag agctgctgcaatgatgtggagagccataggctcatcgggaccagcactggagaaagcgctgccaacactgctctgtgtgatggaggactggcctCTGCACACAATGTGCACCTCCAATGGGGACAACAAGGAcctttttgccctggct gcaactcTGGTGATCTGGGTGATTGTGCCTGAGTGCAACAAGGCCATGATCCCTTATTCTGGGCAACTGTTTGTGGCTCTACTCTTCCATGTTGTCATCAGCACACAGCTGATGCCACCAGAGGAGGTTGATAACTTCTGGAGAGCATGCCGGGAGGAACACCGCCTTCCCAGCAAGCCCAACAG gtttgcagtgcaggccATGAAGGCTCTGCTCTGCCGACTGCGGTGTGACAATGAGGTGATGGCTATGGAGCGCAAGGGTggctggaaaatgctgctgtgtgctCGCACCCAGCACTATGCCatgggtctgctggccag gGAGATGCGGCGTATCTTTATCCCCTTGTGTTCCCTCATTGCATTACATCTACTCAAGTGGCTCCGCAgggaggagccgtgctgggatctgcccttcctggcattccttgtggag gtcctcgagTGCCTGGACACGACTAAATGTGGTGAGAGCATGCTGGAGATTATGTCAAGGCACCTGCAGAGCAAGTGCAGGGAGCGGCGTCGCCTGGCACTCAGAGGCCTCGTGGTGCTCAGCAAGGATCcctcgatg GCCAGAAGAATGTGCAGTCTGTCTCAAAACcttgtggagctgctgggggatgcACATGGATATGTTGTCAGCATGAGCCTCTCTGTGCTCACCAATATACTTGAGAACGAACACATCCTGATATCCAGCACCACCGCCCCGAAGCTGGCTGAGGCACTCCTGCCACTCTTTGACCGT GACAACATCCATATGCAGCTGGTCTCCCTAAACCTCTTCTTCAAGGTGATGGACTTGGTAGTGAACAAGGGGAAAAAGCCCCTGAAGAGGATTGTGAGGCAGAGCCTGCTGCCTCTCTTCTTTCATTGCCATGATGAGAATCAGCGTGTGGCAAAG gcctCTCGGGAACTGCTACTTTGTGCAGCAAGGTTCCTGAAGAGAAGGAAGCTCAAGCGACTACTTGAGAGAGAGAAGATGTTCAAGTTCGGCAAATGCCTG ctggcagaggacaggagccgagcggccgagcacctgcgccgggccctgccctacctgcagagcccacaggagcccctgcgagaggcggccgtcaggttcatgg GGTCCGCAAGGGTACTCTTGAGggggcagcaggaagagctcCAGGTCCTCAATGAgg CCATTCAAGCCCAGAGGAAAGGTACTACATCCCACTGGAGCAGGAATATTCATGCCCAGTTTACCAGCAGAGCTGAAGAATTAAGTTCATCTTCAGGATCCAGTGAATCAGAGTCCTAA
- the LOC128809733 gene encoding maestro heat-like repeat-containing protein family member 6 isoform X3, translated as MAGRFLSLVKVFRGEKKKGPGAAPAQQPEETEQIQTLQDDAALDRTQEQEPARGRFRKSLKMFRQFLCIRLRKTGSTAAAGIAEPDSGLTGLQAEPDGSPDSAERSEDFETSETETWAKALLMSMTEDVAITNTKTRETQGLTNTDTMPAPTMIHAPTMDFFEESAVPSHQQQQVPAKVKNIHQSLMSHVSVDARLQMDIVRLAEEHPADVVLTLLRCAPTCDRAAAMMWRAIGSSGPALEKALPTLLCVMEDWPLHTMCTSNGDNKDLFALAATLVIWVIVPECNKAMIPYSGQLFVALLFHVVISTQLMPPEEVDNFWRACREEHRLPSKPNRFAVQAMKALLCRLRCDNEVMAMERKGGWKMLLCARTQHYAMGLLAREMRRIFIPLCSLIALHLLKWLRREEPCWDLPFLAFLVEVLECLDTTKCGESMLEIMSRHLQSKCRERRRLALRGLVVLSKDPSMARRMCSLSQNLVELLGDAHGYVVSMSLSVLTNILENEHILISSTTAPKLAEALLPLFDRVMDLVVNKGKKPLKRIVRQSLLPLFFHCHDENQRVAKASRELLLCAARFLKRRKLKRLLEREKMFKFGKCLLAEDRSRAAEHLRRALPYLQSPQEPLREAAVRFMGSARVLLRGQQEELQVLNEAIQAQRKGTTSHWSRNIHAQFTSRAEELSSSSGSSESES; from the exons ATGGCAGGCAGATTTCTAAGCCTGGTCAAAGTgttcaggggggaaaaaaagaaaggccctggagctgccccagcacaacAGCCTGAAGAGACAGAGCAGAtccagacactgcaggatg atgcagccctggacaggacacaagagcaggaacccgcccgtggccgcttccgcaaaagcctgaag ATGTTCCGGCAGTTCCTGTGCATTCGGCTTAGAAAGaccggcagcacagcagctgcgggCATAGCCGAGCCTGACTCGGGGCTGAccgggctccaggcagagcccgaTGGCAGCCCAGATTCAGCTGAGCGCTCAGAAGACTTTGAGacctcagagactgaaacctgGGCAAAGGCTCTTCTCATGTCAATGACTGAGGATGTGGCcatcacaaacaccaaaaccagagagactCAGGGCCTTACAAATACCGACACCATGCCTGCTCCAACTATGATTCATGCTCCCACTATGGATTTTTTCGAGGAGAGTGCTGTtccttctcaccagcagcagcag gtgccagccaaggtgaagaacatccaccagagtctcatgtcccacgtctctgtggatgccaggctgcaaatggacattgtgaggctggcagaagaacaccctgctgatgtggtgctgaccctcctgcgctgtgccccaacgtgtgacag agctgctgcaatgatgtggagagccataggctcatcgggaccagcactggagaaagcgctgccaacactgctctgtgtgatggaggactggcctCTGCACACAATGTGCACCTCCAATGGGGACAACAAGGAcctttttgccctggct gcaactcTGGTGATCTGGGTGATTGTGCCTGAGTGCAACAAGGCCATGATCCCTTATTCTGGGCAACTGTTTGTGGCTCTACTCTTCCATGTTGTCATCAGCACACAGCTGATGCCACCAGAGGAGGTTGATAACTTCTGGAGAGCATGCCGGGAGGAACACCGCCTTCCCAGCAAGCCCAACAG gtttgcagtgcaggccATGAAGGCTCTGCTCTGCCGACTGCGGTGTGACAATGAGGTGATGGCTATGGAGCGCAAGGGTggctggaaaatgctgctgtgtgctCGCACCCAGCACTATGCCatgggtctgctggccag gGAGATGCGGCGTATCTTTATCCCCTTGTGTTCCCTCATTGCATTACATCTACTCAAGTGGCTCCGCAgggaggagccgtgctgggatctgcccttcctggcattccttgtggag gtcctcgagTGCCTGGACACGACTAAATGTGGTGAGAGCATGCTGGAGATTATGTCAAGGCACCTGCAGAGCAAGTGCAGGGAGCGGCGTCGCCTGGCACTCAGAGGCCTCGTGGTGCTCAGCAAGGATCcctcgatg GCCAGAAGAATGTGCAGTCTGTCTCAAAACcttgtggagctgctgggggatgcACATGGATATGTTGTCAGCATGAGCCTCTCTGTGCTCACCAATATACTTGAGAACGAACACATCCTGATATCCAGCACCACCGCCCCGAAGCTGGCTGAGGCACTCCTGCCACTCTTTGACCGT GTGATGGACTTGGTAGTGAACAAGGGGAAAAAGCCCCTGAAGAGGATTGTGAGGCAGAGCCTGCTGCCTCTCTTCTTTCATTGCCATGATGAGAATCAGCGTGTGGCAAAG gcctCTCGGGAACTGCTACTTTGTGCAGCAAGGTTCCTGAAGAGAAGGAAGCTCAAGCGACTACTTGAGAGAGAGAAGATGTTCAAGTTCGGCAAATGCCTG ctggcagaggacaggagccgagcggccgagcacctgcgccgggccctgccctacctgcagagcccacaggagcccctgcgagaggcggccgtcaggttcatgg GGTCCGCAAGGGTACTCTTGAGggggcagcaggaagagctcCAGGTCCTCAATGAgg CCATTCAAGCCCAGAGGAAAGGTACTACATCCCACTGGAGCAGGAATATTCATGCCCAGTTTACCAGCAGAGCTGAAGAATTAAGTTCATCTTCAGGATCCAGTGAATCAGAGTCCTAA
- the LOC128809733 gene encoding maestro heat-like repeat-containing protein family member 6 isoform X1, with amino-acid sequence MAGRFLSLVKVFRGEKKKGPGAAPAQQPEETEQIQTLQDDAALDRTQEQEPARGRFRKSLKMFRQFLCIRLRKTGSTAAAGIAEPDSGLTGLQAEPDGSPDSAERSEDFETSETETWAKALLMSMTEDVAITNTKTRETQGLTNTDTMPAPTMIHAPTMDFFEESAVPSHQQQQVPAKVKNIHQSLMSHVSVDARLQMDIVRLAEEHPADVVLTLLRCAPTCDRAAAMMWRAIGSSGPALEKALPTLLCVMEDWPLHTMCTSNGDNKDLFALAATLVIWVIVPECNKAMIPYSGQLFVALLFHVVISTQLMPPEEVDNFWRACREEHRLPSKPNRFAVQAMKALLCRLRCDNEVMAMERKGGWKMLLCARTQHYAMGLLAREMRRIFIPLCSLIALHLLKWLRREEPCWDLPFLAFLVEVLECLDTTKCGESMLEIMSRHLQSKCRERRRLALRGLVVLSKDPSMARRMCSLSQNLVELLGDAHGYVVSMSLSVLTNILENEHILISSTTAPKLAEALLPLFDRDNIHMQLVSLNLFFKVMDLVVNKGKKPLKRIVRQSLLPLFFHCHDENQRVAKASRELLLCAARFLKRRKLKRLLEREKMFKFGKCLLAEDRSRAAEHLRRALPYLQSPQEPLREAAVRFMGSARVLLRGQQEELQVLNEAIQAQRKGTTSHWSRNIHAQFTSRAEELSSSSGSSESES; translated from the exons ATGGCAGGCAGATTTCTAAGCCTGGTCAAAGTgttcaggggggaaaaaaagaaaggccctggagctgccccagcacaacAGCCTGAAGAGACAGAGCAGAtccagacactgcaggatg atgcagccctggacaggacacaagagcaggaacccgcccgtggccgcttccgcaaaagcctgaag ATGTTCCGGCAGTTCCTGTGCATTCGGCTTAGAAAGaccggcagcacagcagctgcgggCATAGCCGAGCCTGACTCGGGGCTGAccgggctccaggcagagcccgaTGGCAGCCCAGATTCAGCTGAGCGCTCAGAAGACTTTGAGacctcagagactgaaacctgGGCAAAGGCTCTTCTCATGTCAATGACTGAGGATGTGGCcatcacaaacaccaaaaccagagagactCAGGGCCTTACAAATACCGACACCATGCCTGCTCCAACTATGATTCATGCTCCCACTATGGATTTTTTCGAGGAGAGTGCTGTtccttctcaccagcagcagcag gtgccagccaaggtgaagaacatccaccagagtctcatgtcccacgtctctgtggatgccaggctgcaaatggacattgtgaggctggcagaagaacaccctgctgatgtggtgctgaccctcctgcgctgtgccccaacgtgtgacag agctgctgcaatgatgtggagagccataggctcatcgggaccagcactggagaaagcgctgccaacactgctctgtgtgatggaggactggcctCTGCACACAATGTGCACCTCCAATGGGGACAACAAGGAcctttttgccctggct gcaactcTGGTGATCTGGGTGATTGTGCCTGAGTGCAACAAGGCCATGATCCCTTATTCTGGGCAACTGTTTGTGGCTCTACTCTTCCATGTTGTCATCAGCACACAGCTGATGCCACCAGAGGAGGTTGATAACTTCTGGAGAGCATGCCGGGAGGAACACCGCCTTCCCAGCAAGCCCAACAG gtttgcagtgcaggccATGAAGGCTCTGCTCTGCCGACTGCGGTGTGACAATGAGGTGATGGCTATGGAGCGCAAGGGTggctggaaaatgctgctgtgtgctCGCACCCAGCACTATGCCatgggtctgctggccag gGAGATGCGGCGTATCTTTATCCCCTTGTGTTCCCTCATTGCATTACATCTACTCAAGTGGCTCCGCAgggaggagccgtgctgggatctgcccttcctggcattccttgtggag gtcctcgagTGCCTGGACACGACTAAATGTGGTGAGAGCATGCTGGAGATTATGTCAAGGCACCTGCAGAGCAAGTGCAGGGAGCGGCGTCGCCTGGCACTCAGAGGCCTCGTGGTGCTCAGCAAGGATCcctcgatg GCCAGAAGAATGTGCAGTCTGTCTCAAAACcttgtggagctgctgggggatgcACATGGATATGTTGTCAGCATGAGCCTCTCTGTGCTCACCAATATACTTGAGAACGAACACATCCTGATATCCAGCACCACCGCCCCGAAGCTGGCTGAGGCACTCCTGCCACTCTTTGACCGT GACAACATCCATATGCAGCTGGTCTCCCTAAACCTCTTCTTCAAGGTGATGGACTTGGTAGTGAACAAGGGGAAAAAGCCCCTGAAGAGGATTGTGAGGCAGAGCCTGCTGCCTCTCTTCTTTCATTGCCATGATGAGAATCAGCGTGTGGCAAAG gcctCTCGGGAACTGCTACTTTGTGCAGCAAGGTTCCTGAAGAGAAGGAAGCTCAAGCGACTACTTGAGAGAGAGAAGATGTTCAAGTTCGGCAAATGCCTG ctggcagaggacaggagccgagcggccgagcacctgcgccgggccctgccctacctgcagagcccacaggagcccctgcgagaggcggccgtcaggttcatgg GGTCCGCAAGGGTACTCTTGAGggggcagcaggaagagctcCAGGTCCTCAATGAgg CCATTCAAGCCCAGAGGAAAGGTACTACATCCCACTGGAGCAGGAATATTCATGCCCAGTTTACCAGCAGAGCTGAAGAATTAAGTTCATCTTCAGGATCCAGTGAATCAGAGTCCTAA